The Candidatus Margulisiibacteriota bacterium region CGCTGGCGGCCATTGCCAGTTTGAAAGCCGGTTACGGGGCGGCCATTCTGCAAATGGAGAGGATCATGCCGTTCGTGCCGGTAAATTTAAAACCCACGGAAATCAATTTAGTCTTTTTGCTCTTGCTGGCCGCCGGAGTTTTTCTGGGCTGGCTGGGCGGCTACGTGTCGGTGTCGCGGTCTCTGAAAGCGGAATAATAAAGGCGGAGTAATTCTTAAACGAAAAACCAAAATAGTGTATACTTAAATTAGTTTAACTAAACGGGAGTTTCTATGCTGAATTTCATGCGGAAATACGCGGACAAAATAATTTGGATTTTAGTAATTGCTTTTGTGTTGTCGATCGGCGTGGTGAGCTGCACCGGCCGGCGGCGCGGCGCCAGCGCGGATACTCCGCAGCGGTCGCGCAATGCCAATACGCTGGCGACTATCAACGGCCAGGATATTGACGCCAGACTTTTTCTGCGCATCTACAATGGCAGCATCGCGGGTTTTCGTAGCGCCGGCCAGAGCGATATGATCGATCCCAGGATCGACGCCTATGTCGGTTATGCGGCGCTGATGCAGACGCTGGATGCCGGCAAGCGGCTGGATTATGCTAAGCGTTTAAAGATCAAAGTCGGCCGCGGCGAGATCAATCAGCAGGTGGAAGCGTTGAAGAATGCCTATCAGCTCCAAAACAATGATGATTTCAACAAATTATTGGAGGCGAACGGTCTCAAGTTGAAAGATTTAAAGCAGGATATTCGCCAGCAATTGATGCTGGCCAGGATCGACGACAGCATCAAGCGTTCGGTGGTCGTCTCCGACAGGGATGTGCAAAATCAATACAAAAGAGTCCGCGCGCGGCACATCTTGATTTCTTTCAACCGCTCGGGCTGGACAGACCAAACGGATGCCGAACGCGAGAAACTCGCGCGCGATCTGGCCGCCGGGGTTTACGATCAGCTGATGGCCGGACAGGATTTTGCGGAGCTGGCGCGGGAATATTCCGATGACGCCGGCAGCGCGGTGCGCGGCGGCGAGCTGGGCTGGTTTGGCGTGAATACGATGGTGCCGGAATTTGAGGATGTGGCTTTCAATCTCGAAAAAGACCAGATCAGCAAGCCGTTCCAAACACAGTTTGGTTATCATATTGTACAGACCGAGGAGATCGACCAGCAGGAAATCCCGCTCGACGTTGATGAAAAAGAGCTGCAGCAGCAGCTGCTGACGCAAAGACAGCAGCTGGCCTTGCAACGTTTTTACAACAAACTGCAGACCGAATACAAGACAGAAATTTTTTATCC contains the following coding sequences:
- a CDS encoding peptidylprolyl isomerase, translating into MLNFMRKYADKIIWILVIAFVLSIGVVSCTGRRRGASADTPQRSRNANTLATINGQDIDARLFLRIYNGSIAGFRSAGQSDMIDPRIDAYVGYAALMQTLDAGKRLDYAKRLKIKVGRGEINQQVEALKNAYQLQNNDDFNKLLEANGLKLKDLKQDIRQQLMLARIDDSIKRSVVVSDRDVQNQYKRVRARHILISFNRSGWTDQTDAEREKLARDLAAGVYDQLMAGQDFAELAREYSDDAGSAVRGGELGWFGVNTMVPEFEDVAFNLEKDQISKPFQTQFGYHIVQTEEIDQQEIPLDVDEKELQQQLLTQRQQLALQRFYNKLQTEYKTEIFYPPFQAYDLKMQGELDKALNLYRQIGAQNPQSPVAYLFTAEIYELQQKYAEAQAEYDRAFLIQKLNPGWKIPYLHFYQAGLYAKQNKNAQAVKELQLAEALVSDNVQILERIKDQYTELKSSANANKVDLKIKALQRSRIVPTADETVEFD